Proteins from one Juglans microcarpa x Juglans regia isolate MS1-56 chromosome 6S, Jm3101_v1.0, whole genome shotgun sequence genomic window:
- the LOC121236604 gene encoding uncharacterized protein LOC121236604: protein MARVWFGTLWTGSIDSFEELARQFLTQFMPNRRRRCPVAHLLTVKQREDKSLKTYLTHFNKERLTTDNQDEKITLAALLGEIWPRNPFMAELDRKTPSTLREFLDRADDFVNPENTLKGLVELMKGELKAKHKGSLGDKKVAPNH from the coding sequence ATGGCAAGAGTATGGTTTGGAACGCTCTGGACGGGATCAATTGATAGCTTTGAAGAGTTAGCCAGGCAATTCTTAACACAATTTATGCCCAACAGGAGGCGTAGGTGCCCAGTGGCACACCTCTTGACTGTCAAACAAAGGGAAGATAAGAGCCTAAAGACATACCTCACCCACTTTAATAAAGAAAGGTTAACGACAGataaccaagatgagaagataacTCTAGCCGCCCTGTTAGGTGAGATCTGGCCACGCAATCCGTTCATGGCTGAATTGGATAGAAAGACCCCCTCTACCCTGAGAGAGTTCTTGGATAGGGCGGATGACTTCGTCAACCCTGAAAATACATTAAAGGGTCTTGTAGAGCTAATGAAAGGGGAGTTGAAGGCGAAACACAAGGGTAGTTTGGGAGACAAGAAAGTTGCACCGAACCACTAA